GCCATCACGTGGGCCGCGCTGTGGCGCATCGTGTGCAGATCGCTCGCCTCAGTCCGATTCATTCATCATCGCGCGGCGGCTCCGTCCGGCCGCAGCAGCGATGGTTGCGCCGAAGGCCGCCCGCAACGTGTCCGCAGTATCGCCATTTTCGCGCGTCGCGCAAGTCGCTGGCGCGCCGTCGCTCGCCCCCTGCGGGGGGAGCAAACCTTCGGAACCGGGCGCTGGTGGAATTGATATGAGCCCTCCCGTGTGCGACGCTTCGATCCGTCCGGCAACGGAGCCGAAGAGCAGCCGCGCCGGAAAGTTTCGATGATCCGCCGAAGGGCATGTCTGAGACTGGCCGCACTCGCCGGCCTGCTCAATGCGGCCGGCCGCCACACCGCCCCGGCGGAACAGTGGCGGATCGGCTGCTATACCCGCCCGTGGGCAGAGTTCGATCTCCGCTTCGCGCTCGACGCGATCGCGGAGGCCGGGTTTCGTTACGTCGGCCTCATGACCACCAAGTTGCCGCGGCGGCTCGTCATCAGCGCGGACGTCACCGAGGAGGAGGCCGCGCAGATCGGCGCGGAAGTCCGGCAGCGAGGGCTGTCCATCGTCTCTGTGTACGGCGGGGATATTCCCGTCGCCGTCTCGGCGACCGCCGGCGCCGCCGCGCTGCGACGGCTCATTGATCTGTGCGCCATCTGCGGCTCCCGGAATCTGCTGATGGGTGGGATCGGCCGCCGGGAGTTCTACGACGCATATTACGCGGCGATCGCCGACTGTTGCGAACATGCGAGGGCCCGGAATGTCGAGATCAGCCTGAAACCGCACGGCGGACTCAACGCGACGGGGCCGCAATGTCGCGCCGCGGTCGAACGGGTGAACCATCCGAGTTTTCGCATTTGGTACGATCCCGGCAATATTCTGTACTACTCCAACGGCGGGCTTGATCCGACCGTCGACGCGCCCGCGGTGGCGGGGCTGGTGACCGGCATGTGCGTGAAGGACTACGAGCCGGCGGCGCCAGGCCGGGTT
The window above is part of the Kiritimatiellia bacterium genome. Proteins encoded here:
- a CDS encoding sugar phosphate isomerase/epimerase, which encodes MIRRRACLRLAALAGLLNAAGRHTAPAEQWRIGCYTRPWAEFDLRFALDAIAEAGFRYVGLMTTKLPRRLVISADVTEEEAAQIGAEVRQRGLSIVSVYGGDIPVAVSATAGAAALRRLIDLCAICGSRNLLMGGIGRREFYDAYYAAIADCCEHARARNVEISLKPHGGLNATGPQCRAAVERVNHPSFRIWYDPGNILYYSNGGLDPTVDAPAVAGLVTGMCVKDYEPAAPGRVLLTPGDGRVNFRKLMDQLIAGGFRSGPLVVECLKPGDAPSLRTEARRAREFVERLVGG